From a single Prionailurus bengalensis isolate Pbe53 chromosome A1, Fcat_Pben_1.1_paternal_pri, whole genome shotgun sequence genomic region:
- the NR2F1 gene encoding COUP transcription factor 1 isoform X1, protein MAMVVSSWRDPQDDVAGGNPGGPNPAAQAARGGGGGGGEQQQQAGSGAPHTPQTPGQPGAPATPGTAGDKGQGPPGSGQSQQHIECVVCGDKSSGKHYGQFTCEGCKSFFKRSVRRNLTYTCRANRNCPIDQHHRNQCQYCRLKKCLKVGMRREAVQRGRMPPTQPNPGQYALTNGDPLNGHCYLSGYISLLLRAEPYPTSRYGSQCMQPNNIMGIENICELAARLLFSAVEWARNIPFFPDLQITDQVSLLRLTWSELFVLNAAQCSMPLHVAPLLAAAGLHASPMSADRVVAFMDHIRIFQEQVEKLKALHVDSAEYSCLKAIVLFTSDACGLSDAAHIESLQEKSQCALEEYVRSQYPNQPSRFGKLLLRLPSLRTVSSSVIEQLFFVRLVGKTPIETLIRDMLLSGSSFNWPYMSIQCS, encoded by the exons ATGGCAATGGTAGTTAGCAGCTGGCGAGATCCGCAGGACGACGTGGCCGGGGGCAACCCCGGCGGCCCCAACCCCGCAGCGCAAGCggcccgcggcggcggcggcggcggtggcgagcagcagcagcaggcggGCTCGGGCGCGCCGCACACGCCGCAGACCCCGGGCCAGCCCGGAGCGCCCGCCACCCCCGGCACGGCAGGGGACAAGGGCCAGGGCCCGCCCGGCTCGGGCCAGAGCCAGCAGCACATCGAGTGCGTGGTGTGCGGGGACAAGTCGAGCGGCAAGCACTACGGCCAATTCACCTGCGAGGGCTGCAAAAGTTTCTTCAAGAGGAGCGTCCGCAGGAACTTAACTTACACATGCCGTGCCAACAGGAACTGTCCCATCGACCAGCACCACCGCAACCAGTGCCAATACTGCCGCCTCAAGAAGTGCCTCAAAGTGGGCATGAGGCGGGAAG CGGTTCAGCGAGGAAGAATGCCTCCAACCCAACCCAATCCAGGCCAGTACGCACTCACCAACGGGGACCCCCTCAACGGCCACTGCTACCTGTCCGGCTACATCTCGCTGCTGCTGCGCGCGGAACCCTACCCCACGTCGCGCTACGGCAGCCAATGCATGCAGCCCAACAACATCATGGGCATCGAGAACATCTGCGAGCTGGCCGCGCGCCTGCTCTTCAGCGCCGTCGAGTGGGCCCGAAACATCCCCTTCTTCCCGGATCTGCAGATCACCGACCAAGTGTCCCTGCTGCGCCTCACCTGGAGCGAGCTGTTCGTGCTCAACGCGGCCCAGTGCTCCATGCCGCTGCACGTGGCGCCGCTGCTGGCCGCCGCCGGCCTGCACGCCTCGCCCATGTCCGCCGACCGCGTCGTGGCCTTCATGGACCACATCCGCATCTTCCAGGAGCAGGTGGAGAAGCTCAAGGCGCTGCACGTCGACTCAGCCGAGTACAGCTGCCTCAAAGCCATCGTGCTGTTCACGTCAG ATGCCTGTGGCCTGTCGGATGCCGCCCATATCGAGAGCCTGCAAGAGAAGTCGCAGTGTGCACTGGAGGAGTATGTGAGGAGCCAGTACCCTAACCAGCCCAGCCGCTTCGGCAAACTCCTACTGCGACTGCCCTCCCTGCGTACCGTGTCCTCCTCGGTCATCGAGCAGCTCTTCTTCGTCCGTTTGGTAGGTAAAACCCCCATCGAAACTCTCATCCGGGATATGTTACTGTCTGGGAGCAGCTTCAACTGGCCTTACATGTCCATCCAGTGCTCCTAG
- the NR2F1 gene encoding COUP transcription factor 1 isoform X2, whose product MAMVVSSWRDPQDDVAGGNPGGPNPAAQAARGGGGGGGEQQQQAGSGAPHTPQTPGQPGAPATPGTAGDKGQGPPGSGQSQQHIECVVCGDKSSGKHYGQFTCEGCKSFFKRSVRRNLTYTCRANRNCPIDQHHRNQCQYCRLKKCLKVGMRREVQRGRMPPTQPNPGQYALTNGDPLNGHCYLSGYISLLLRAEPYPTSRYGSQCMQPNNIMGIENICELAARLLFSAVEWARNIPFFPDLQITDQVSLLRLTWSELFVLNAAQCSMPLHVAPLLAAAGLHASPMSADRVVAFMDHIRIFQEQVEKLKALHVDSAEYSCLKAIVLFTSDACGLSDAAHIESLQEKSQCALEEYVRSQYPNQPSRFGKLLLRLPSLRTVSSSVIEQLFFVRLVGKTPIETLIRDMLLSGSSFNWPYMSIQCS is encoded by the exons ATGGCAATGGTAGTTAGCAGCTGGCGAGATCCGCAGGACGACGTGGCCGGGGGCAACCCCGGCGGCCCCAACCCCGCAGCGCAAGCggcccgcggcggcggcggcggcggtggcgagcagcagcagcaggcggGCTCGGGCGCGCCGCACACGCCGCAGACCCCGGGCCAGCCCGGAGCGCCCGCCACCCCCGGCACGGCAGGGGACAAGGGCCAGGGCCCGCCCGGCTCGGGCCAGAGCCAGCAGCACATCGAGTGCGTGGTGTGCGGGGACAAGTCGAGCGGCAAGCACTACGGCCAATTCACCTGCGAGGGCTGCAAAAGTTTCTTCAAGAGGAGCGTCCGCAGGAACTTAACTTACACATGCCGTGCCAACAGGAACTGTCCCATCGACCAGCACCACCGCAACCAGTGCCAATACTGCCGCCTCAAGAAGTGCCTCAAAGTGGGCATGAGGCGGGAAG TTCAGCGAGGAAGAATGCCTCCAACCCAACCCAATCCAGGCCAGTACGCACTCACCAACGGGGACCCCCTCAACGGCCACTGCTACCTGTCCGGCTACATCTCGCTGCTGCTGCGCGCGGAACCCTACCCCACGTCGCGCTACGGCAGCCAATGCATGCAGCCCAACAACATCATGGGCATCGAGAACATCTGCGAGCTGGCCGCGCGCCTGCTCTTCAGCGCCGTCGAGTGGGCCCGAAACATCCCCTTCTTCCCGGATCTGCAGATCACCGACCAAGTGTCCCTGCTGCGCCTCACCTGGAGCGAGCTGTTCGTGCTCAACGCGGCCCAGTGCTCCATGCCGCTGCACGTGGCGCCGCTGCTGGCCGCCGCCGGCCTGCACGCCTCGCCCATGTCCGCCGACCGCGTCGTGGCCTTCATGGACCACATCCGCATCTTCCAGGAGCAGGTGGAGAAGCTCAAGGCGCTGCACGTCGACTCAGCCGAGTACAGCTGCCTCAAAGCCATCGTGCTGTTCACGTCAG ATGCCTGTGGCCTGTCGGATGCCGCCCATATCGAGAGCCTGCAAGAGAAGTCGCAGTGTGCACTGGAGGAGTATGTGAGGAGCCAGTACCCTAACCAGCCCAGCCGCTTCGGCAAACTCCTACTGCGACTGCCCTCCCTGCGTACCGTGTCCTCCTCGGTCATCGAGCAGCTCTTCTTCGTCCGTTTGGTAGGTAAAACCCCCATCGAAACTCTCATCCGGGATATGTTACTGTCTGGGAGCAGCTTCAACTGGCCTTACATGTCCATCCAGTGCTCCTAG
- the NR2F1 gene encoding COUP transcription factor 1 isoform X3, translating to MFGYSVQRGRMPPTQPNPGQYALTNGDPLNGHCYLSGYISLLLRAEPYPTSRYGSQCMQPNNIMGIENICELAARLLFSAVEWARNIPFFPDLQITDQVSLLRLTWSELFVLNAAQCSMPLHVAPLLAAAGLHASPMSADRVVAFMDHIRIFQEQVEKLKALHVDSAEYSCLKAIVLFTSDACGLSDAAHIESLQEKSQCALEEYVRSQYPNQPSRFGKLLLRLPSLRTVSSSVIEQLFFVRLVGKTPIETLIRDMLLSGSSFNWPYMSIQCS from the exons ATGTTTGGCTACT CGGTTCAGCGAGGAAGAATGCCTCCAACCCAACCCAATCCAGGCCAGTACGCACTCACCAACGGGGACCCCCTCAACGGCCACTGCTACCTGTCCGGCTACATCTCGCTGCTGCTGCGCGCGGAACCCTACCCCACGTCGCGCTACGGCAGCCAATGCATGCAGCCCAACAACATCATGGGCATCGAGAACATCTGCGAGCTGGCCGCGCGCCTGCTCTTCAGCGCCGTCGAGTGGGCCCGAAACATCCCCTTCTTCCCGGATCTGCAGATCACCGACCAAGTGTCCCTGCTGCGCCTCACCTGGAGCGAGCTGTTCGTGCTCAACGCGGCCCAGTGCTCCATGCCGCTGCACGTGGCGCCGCTGCTGGCCGCCGCCGGCCTGCACGCCTCGCCCATGTCCGCCGACCGCGTCGTGGCCTTCATGGACCACATCCGCATCTTCCAGGAGCAGGTGGAGAAGCTCAAGGCGCTGCACGTCGACTCAGCCGAGTACAGCTGCCTCAAAGCCATCGTGCTGTTCACGTCAG ATGCCTGTGGCCTGTCGGATGCCGCCCATATCGAGAGCCTGCAAGAGAAGTCGCAGTGTGCACTGGAGGAGTATGTGAGGAGCCAGTACCCTAACCAGCCCAGCCGCTTCGGCAAACTCCTACTGCGACTGCCCTCCCTGCGTACCGTGTCCTCCTCGGTCATCGAGCAGCTCTTCTTCGTCCGTTTGGTAGGTAAAACCCCCATCGAAACTCTCATCCGGGATATGTTACTGTCTGGGAGCAGCTTCAACTGGCCTTACATGTCCATCCAGTGCTCCTAG